The bacterium genomic interval ACGCGCCCCGCACGGGCCGCGAGTTTGGGATCGTGCGTGACCAACACCAGCGTGGTGCGCCGCTCCCGGTTCAGCTCCACGAGCAGGTCCGCGACCGCCGCGCCGTTCTCCGCGTCCAGGTTGCCGGTCGGCTCGTCCGCGAACAGCACGGCCGGCTCGTTCGCGAACGCCCGCGCCAGCGCAACACGCTGCTGCTCGCCGCCCGAGAGCTGCGCGGGGTAGTGGTCCAGCCGCTCGCCGAGGCCCACGCGCTCGAGCAGCGCACGCGCCCGGTCCATGTCCGCGCGCCGGCCGTTCCCCTTCAGCTCCAGCGGCACCAGCACGTTCTCCAGCGCCGTCAGCGTCGGGATGAGCTGGAACGTCTGGAAGACGAAGCCTACATTGGCGGCACGGAACGCCGCGCGCTCGTCCTCGCTCATCGCGCCCAGGTCCCGCCCGTCCAGCAGCACCCTGCCGGACGACGGCCGGTCCAGCCCGGCGAGCAGGCCGAGCAGCGTCGTCTTCCCGCTGCCGGACGGCCCCACGATGGCGACGAACTCGTCCGGCTCGATGGTGAAGCCGATGTCCCTGAGAACGACGAGGCGGCGCCCCGCGCTCTCGTACACCTGTTCGAGGTTCTCCGCGACGATGCGCATGACCCTGCGAACGATCCTCGCGCTGACCGCGCTGCTGGTTGCCTGTAGCGACGCGCCCGGGCCCGCGGGCCGGAGCGAGCCGACCCGCGGGGCGCAGAGCGACGTCCGCGTGGACACCGCCTCGGCCGGGTCCCCGTCCGACGCCTCGACCGCGGCCACGGCGGCGCCCACTGAAACCGAGCGCGGCGTCGTCTTGTTCCTCGGCACCTCGCTCACCGCCGGCTACGGCCTGGATGCCGACGAGGCGTACCCCGCGCTCATCCAGGCGAAGATCGAATCCGCCGGGTTGCCGTTCCGCGTCGTCAACGCCGGCGTCAGCGGCGAGACGTCCGCCGGCGCGCTCCGCCGCATCGACTGGCTGCTCCGCCAGCCCATCGCCGTGCTCGTGCTCGAGTCCGGCGCCAACGACGGCCTGCGCGGCCAGGACCCGGAGCGCATGAAGGAGAACCTGCGGCAGATCATCGAGCGCACCCGCGCCGCGTACCCGGATGCGCGAATCATCATCGCGGGCATGGAGGCGCCGCCGAACCTGGGCGAGGACTACACGTCCGCCTTCCGCGCCGTGTTCCCGGACCTCGCCCGCGAGTACGATGCCGTGTTGATCCCGTTCCTGCTCGAGGGCGTCGCCGGCGTGCCGGAGCTGAACCAGGCGGACGGCATCCACCCGACGGCGGAAGGGCAGGCGATCGTCGCGCGGACGGTGTGGCGCTACCTGGAGCCGGTGTTGCGGGAGGTGGCAAGGGGACGGGCGCGTCGTCCGAGGCGGATCGGCCGCGGCAGGAACGGGACGCGCGAGACACCCTCCGGATGCCGCAGGACTACGTCTGCGCGCCGGTCACCACCTCGCCCAGCAGGACGATCGGCTCGCCGCCGGGGCCTTCCGCCGCGTACGCGATCCGCGTGCCCCGCACGGCCGACCGGCCCGCCGCCGCGGCCGGCAACCGCAC includes:
- a CDS encoding ABC transporter — its product is MRIVAENLEQVYESAGRRLVVLRDIGFTIEPDEFVAIVGPSGSGKTTLLGLLAGLDRPSSGRVLLDGRDLGAMSEDERAAFRAANVGFVFQTFQLIPTLTALENVLVPLELKGNGRRADMDRARALLERVGLGERLDHYPAQLSGGEQQRVALARAFANEPAVLFADEPTGNLDAENGAAVADLLVELNRERRTTLVLVTHDPKLAARAGRVIRLEGGRIVSDTGGAGGAAPRASAEGAPAGRSAGGAVAPANRGAARGDGTPGDASVAGGTRPSDAASGPEGGAA